One uncultured Carboxylicivirga sp. genomic window, AATTATCACATCTCGAGCCAAAACCAGTTTGGACTTACTTTGAAGAAATCTGTCAGGTGCCGAGACCCTCGAAGAAAGAAGAAAAAATTATACAGTATTTGCTCAATTTTGCAGATAAGCAAGGACTGGAAGCAAAAAAAGATCATGTTGGAAATGTTTTGATTAAGAAACCAGCTACGACAGGAATGGAGAACAATAAACCTGTTGTTTTGCAGTCGCATATCGATATGGTTTGTGAAAAAAACAGTGATACCAAATTTAATTTTGAAACAGATGCGATTCGTCCGTTTGTTGATGCAGATTGGGTAACCGCCGAAGGTACTACCCTGGGTGCTGATGATGGTATTGGAATAGCTGCTCAATTAGCCCTCTTATCTTCAAATAATGTTGAACATGGACCAATCGAGTGTTTGTTTACCATAGATGAAGAAACAGGTTTAACAGGAGCTTTTGAATTAAAGGAAGGTTTTTTTGATTCCCGCATTCTTTTGAATCTCGATTCAGAAGACGAAGGTGAATTATTTATTGGCTGTGCAGGAGGGATAGATACGATAGCAGAGATTCCATTCTCTTACGAAGATGCTCCGCATAATGCCTTTGCTTTTAAAGTGACTGTCTCTGGACTTAAGGGTGGACATTCGGGCGATGACATTGAGAAGGGGCTGGGTAATGCAAATAAAATCCTCAATCGGTATTTGTACGAAATGCAAAGGGATTGTGAGATGCGATTATCAACCATTGATGGAGGTAATCTTCGTAACGCCATTGCTCGTGAAGCCTCAGCAGTATGTATTGTACCATCAAAATATAAAGAACAGACTCGCATAGCACTTAATATCCTGTTTCATGACGTACAGATGGAATTGAAGAATACGGAACCAAAACTGCGTATGAAACTGGAGTCAGTTGATTTGCCGGCTAAAATAATTGATTTGTCAGCACAGAGAAACCTGATTAATGCATTATACGCTTGTCCGCATGGAGTGATTGCAATGAGTCAGGATATAAAAGGTCTAGTTGAAACTTCCACAAATCTGGCTTCTGTTAAAATGACTGAAAACAATCTTGTTGTTACAACCAGTCAACGTAGTTCGGTGGAAAGTGCAAAAGACGATGTAGCCAATATGGTAGAGGCAGTTTTTACGTTAGCAGGTGCTACCGTATGGCATTCAGATGGTTATCCGGGATGGACACCCAACACTGAAAGTGAAATACTTAAAATTACAAAGGATTCATACATCAGGTTGTTTGAGAAGGAACCATCTGTCAGAGCTATTCATGCCGGATTAGAATGTGGATTGTTTTTGGAGAAATATCCAGGAATGGATATGATTTCATTCGGCCCTACTATAAAAGGAGCACATTCTCCGGATGAACGAATTAATATTGACACCGTTCAGAAGTTTTGGGATCATTTGATCGATGTGTTGAAGAATATTCCCTGAAATATAAAATAAAAGCCCGGTAATCCGGGCTTCTTTATTTAAACTTTAATCTTGTCTTCCATAAGTGTTGGAAATCTTCCTTGCTTTATATCTTTAAATAACTGAGTTTTTGCATCGCAAGAAGGGCAGGTACCTCCAGATCCACAAGTAGTGGCTCCTTTAACAGGTTTAAATATTCTGTAAAAGAATATTATTACCTTATAAAAAGCCCACGCAACAACCAGATATGTAAGGATTTCCTGTATCATAATTTTAAAACAACCAGTTTCCAATATGGTTCACCGAAAATGCTAAGATCCAGGCAAGACTGGTGGTGTAAAAAATAGTAAACAAAGCCCATTTCCAACTGCCGGATTCTTTCTTTATGGCAGCAATTACAGCTACACAAGGGAAATATATCAGTATAAATACCAAAAATGCCAAGGCATTCACTTTGGTAAATACTTTTTGTCCGTTAGAATATTGCTCATCTCTCAAACGACTTATCAAATGAGCACTGTTTTCATTTCCATCTTCGCTTTGGTACAGAACAGCCAGGGTGCTTACAACTATCTCTTTAGCTGCAATTCCGGTAATTAGACTAACACCCATTTTCCAGTCGAATCCAAGAGGAGAGATAACGGGTTCAATAACCTGTCCTAATTGACCAATGTATGTTTGTTCCTGTTGCTTACTCAGTTTCTCTACATGCAATGAATCAATTTCATTCTGAATCGATGCCTTCTCGCTTTCAAAGGCATTCAATTTAGTTAATTCTAACTGTTCAATTTGGGTGTCGTATTGCTCATTTAATATGTCATTTTGAGGGAAGTATCCAAGAAACCAAATGATAACTGAAGCTACCAGAATAATTCCTCCCATCTTTTTCAAATACTGATACCCTTTGTGCCACATATGGCGTAATGTATTTCGTATGGTAGGCACACGATAGGGTGGAAGTTCCATTACAAATGGCACATCATCATGCTTAAATAATAATCGTTTAAATAATCGGGCTACAATTACAGCAACTAAAATCCCACCACCATACATCGAAAACAATACCAGGCTGGCATGTTCAGGGAAGAAAGCACCAATAATTAAAATGTAAACAGGTAACCTAGCACTACACGACATAAACGGATTAATCAGCATCGTCAAAATTCGGTTGTTTCGATTTTCGATAGTACGTGTCGCCATAATAGCAGGCACATTACAACCAAATCCCATTACAAGAGGAATAAACGACTTGCCATGTAATCCCATTTTGTGCATGATACGGTCCATAATAAAGGCTGCACGAGCCATATAACCTGTATCTTCCATAAATGAAATAAACAGGAATAGAATAAGGATGTTAGGAAGAAAAATAATTACTCCTCCAACTCCACCAATAATTCCATCAATCAACAAATGCTTAAATGAACCCTCGGGCATTACGTTGGTAAGAAAATCAGAAAGAGTACCAACACCGGCATCAATCCAGTTCATAGGATATTCACCTAAACGAAATGTGGTCATGAACATGAACCACATGAAAAAGATAAAGAAAGGAAAACCCAGATATTTATGAGTTAACACATTATCAATTAATTCAGTTTTTCTTCTTCTTGTGCGGGGCTTTTCTTTGAATGTTTCTTTTAAGGCACCAGCAACAAAACCAAATTTAGCATCGGTAATTAAAGTTTCGGTGTCTTCTCCTGTTCGTTTTTCTATTTTATTGATTTGTTTGTCAATTTCAACAATCAAATCATTATAGATCTCTTTTTTAGATAGAAAATCAAGTAGTTGATTATCCTTCTCAAGTGCTCTGATTGCAATATAACGGGGGGACATCCTGTTTTTCAGATCTCCACTCTGAATCTTCAAATGCGGCTGAATTCTTTCAATAGCGTTTTCAAGTAATTCACCATAATTGATATGAATGTGTCTTACAATATCATCTTTGTCTTCGTACACATCAATCAGCTTATTAAATAATCTGCCGAGTCCTCTTCCTTTCGATCCTACTGTAGGTACAAATGGGATCCCCAGCATCTTACCCAATTTATCATGGTCGAACTCATCTCCTTTACGTTCCAGCTCATCATACATGTTTAATGCAGCTACAACTTTAAGGTCGAGATCAATTAACTGAGTGGTTAAAAACAGGTTTCGTTCCAGATTTGAACTATCCAGAACGTTCACTATTATATCCGGAGCTTCTCCCAATATATATTCTCTAACGTAGGTTTCTTCAGGGGTATAGGCTGAAATACTATAGGTTCCCGGTAAATCAATAATATTGAATTTATAACCCCGGTGATAAAAAGTGGCTAATTTGGAATCAACAGTTACACCACTGTAATTTCCAACATGTTCTTTGGCACCACTTGCAAAATTAAAAATGGTTGTCTTTCCGCAATTTGGATTGCCAACTAATGCAATATTTATTGTTTTGTGTTTGTGGGTAGCCGATTTTTTTAGCAGTTCGTCATCAATAGTGCCATAATATTCCTGAGAACCCAGCTCAATAGCTTCTTCTTCGGTTACAACTTCTATCAACTCAGCTTCACTTCTGCGAAGCGATACTTTGTATTCAAGAATTTGATATTCAATAGGATCTTTAAGAGGGGCGTTTTTAATAACTTTCACCTTCTTACCTTTAACAAAACCCATTTCTAATATGCGCTTCCGAAAGGCTCCATGTCCTTTGACTTTTACGATAACGCCTTCCTTGCCATTAGCTAGTTCTGATAACTTCATTCAAAAAATACCCCCAAACTTGAAACGTCTTGTTAATAATTTCGTTTACAAAAATAATTTACATGATTGGTTGATACAATACCAATATATAGGGATTTTATAATTGAGGATTATTTAGTATGAAACTTAATTGATTTAAAAAATCAATTATTGTAGATAAATGTCTGTAAAACCGTAAAATGAAAACTTATAAAGAAAAGGTAAAACAATATGGTGATAACATTTCTGTTTTAGAAG contains:
- the feoB gene encoding ferrous iron transport protein B produces the protein MKLSELANGKEGVIVKVKGHGAFRKRILEMGFVKGKKVKVIKNAPLKDPIEYQILEYKVSLRRSEAELIEVVTEEEAIELGSQEYYGTIDDELLKKSATHKHKTINIALVGNPNCGKTTIFNFASGAKEHVGNYSGVTVDSKLATFYHRGYKFNIIDLPGTYSISAYTPEETYVREYILGEAPDIIVNVLDSSNLERNLFLTTQLIDLDLKVVAALNMYDELERKGDEFDHDKLGKMLGIPFVPTVGSKGRGLGRLFNKLIDVYEDKDDIVRHIHINYGELLENAIERIQPHLKIQSGDLKNRMSPRYIAIRALEKDNQLLDFLSKKEIYNDLIVEIDKQINKIEKRTGEDTETLITDAKFGFVAGALKETFKEKPRTRRRKTELIDNVLTHKYLGFPFFIFFMWFMFMTTFRLGEYPMNWIDAGVGTLSDFLTNVMPEGSFKHLLIDGIIGGVGGVIIFLPNILILFLFISFMEDTGYMARAAFIMDRIMHKMGLHGKSFIPLVMGFGCNVPAIMATRTIENRNNRILTMLINPFMSCSARLPVYILIIGAFFPEHASLVLFSMYGGGILVAVIVARLFKRLLFKHDDVPFVMELPPYRVPTIRNTLRHMWHKGYQYLKKMGGIILVASVIIWFLGYFPQNDILNEQYDTQIEQLELTKLNAFESEKASIQNEIDSLHVEKLSKQQEQTYIGQLGQVIEPVISPLGFDWKMGVSLITGIAAKEIVVSTLAVLYQSEDGNENSAHLISRLRDEQYSNGQKVFTKVNALAFLVFILIYFPCVAVIAAIKKESGSWKWALFTIFYTTSLAWILAFSVNHIGNWLF
- a CDS encoding aminoacyl-histidine dipeptidase, which encodes MGKLSHLEPKPVWTYFEEICQVPRPSKKEEKIIQYLLNFADKQGLEAKKDHVGNVLIKKPATTGMENNKPVVLQSHIDMVCEKNSDTKFNFETDAIRPFVDADWVTAEGTTLGADDGIGIAAQLALLSSNNVEHGPIECLFTIDEETGLTGAFELKEGFFDSRILLNLDSEDEGELFIGCAGGIDTIAEIPFSYEDAPHNAFAFKVTVSGLKGGHSGDDIEKGLGNANKILNRYLYEMQRDCEMRLSTIDGGNLRNAIAREASAVCIVPSKYKEQTRIALNILFHDVQMELKNTEPKLRMKLESVDLPAKIIDLSAQRNLINALYACPHGVIAMSQDIKGLVETSTNLASVKMTENNLVVTTSQRSSVESAKDDVANMVEAVFTLAGATVWHSDGYPGWTPNTESEILKITKDSYIRLFEKEPSVRAIHAGLECGLFLEKYPGMDMISFGPTIKGAHSPDERINIDTVQKFWDHLIDVLKNIP
- a CDS encoding FeoB-associated Cys-rich membrane protein translates to MIQEILTYLVVAWAFYKVIIFFYRIFKPVKGATTCGSGGTCPSCDAKTQLFKDIKQGRFPTLMEDKIKV